From the genome of Methanobrevibacter olleyae:
TTATCATTCTTATTAATTTTAATTTTTAAAAAAAGTTGCATGATTTTTATAGATTTTAAAAAAAAGAAAAAAATGAAATTTATAATTTAATTATAAATTATAAACTTCTTCTGCAGGTACTAAATGTACTTTATAAGCAGATAAAATAGCCATTAAATTATCTAAATCATTTGCTTGTAATAATAAAATAGCTTTTTCAGTTTTCTCATGGGTAAAAGCATAAAGATATTCAAGGTCAATTCCTTCATCTTTAATTATTTTTAAAATTGAAGAAAGTCCTCCTGGGGTATCATCAAGTTCTGCTCCAATAATTGGGGTGTTTTTAACTATATAATTGTTTTCTTCAAGAATTTCTTTAGCTTTTATCGGATCTTGAACAACTAATCTTAAAATACCAAATTCAGTAGTATCTGCTAAAAATAATGCTCTAATATTTATATTGTGTTGAGCAAGCAAATCTAATGTATTATAAAGATTTCCTCGTTTATTTTCTAAAAATATAGATAGTTGTGTTATTTTATACATATTTTAACTCCATATAATCTGATTTAATTTTATAGATATTTTAACTCCATATAATCTGATTTAATTTTATAGATATTTTAACTCCATATAATCTAATTTAATTTTATAGATATTTTAGCTCCATTTAATCTAATTTATTAATAATCATTATTTAATTTAAATTACGTTTATCAATAACTCTTTGTATTTTACCTTTTGTATTTCTTGGAATGCTCTTAGGTGCAACTAAACTAACTTTCACTGTGATTCCAATCTCATTTTGAATATATCCTGCGATTTTTTCTTTTACACCCATCATTTCTTTAATATCATCTGAAAAGAGAGATTCAGAAGCTTCTACTTTAATTTCAATCTCATCCATTATATCTGGACGAGTTACAATGATTTGATAGTGAGGTTCAATATCACTGACCTTAAGAAGTGCTTTTTCAATTTGTGATGGGAAAACAGCTACTCCTTTAACTTTAATCATATCATCAGATCTACCAGTGATTCTTTCCATTCTTACAAATGTTCTTCCACAGTCACAAGTATCGTAGTGGAGTTTAGTAAGGTCCTTTGTTCTAAATCTAATTACTGGCATTCCCTCTCTTTCAAGGTTAGTTAATACCAATTCTCCTTTATGGTCTTCAGGTAGTGTAATTCCAGTTTCGGGGTCAATGACTTCGGGATAGAAGAAATCTTCAGCAATATGCAATCCGTTTTGAGCAGAACATTCTATACCAACACCAGGACCCATTAATTCAGTAAGTCCATAAATATTATAAGCTTTGGTGTTAAAGGTTTTTTCAATTCTATCTCTCATTTCACCAGTCCACATTTCAGCTCCAAATCCAATAGCTTTAAGCCTTAATTTATCAAAGTCGACTCCTTCTTCTTTAGCTACTTCTCCAAGGTAAATACCATAGGATGGAGTGAAAATAAGACAGGTGGTACCGAAGTCTTTCATAATTTCAACCTGTCTTCTTGTTTGTCCAGTTGAAATAGGAACAATTGTAGCTCCTAATTTATGGGCTCCATAGTGTACACCAAAACCTCCAGTAAATAAACCATAACCATGGGTATTTTGAATAATATCATCTGCATCAAGGCCCATCATAGTTAAGCCTCTTGCAATGATTTCTCCCCAACTATCTATATCCTTTTGAGTATATCCGCTTACTACAGGTTTACCTGTAGTTCCAGAAGAGGAATGTACTTCTATGATTTCTTTTTTATCAACTGCAAACATTCCAAAGGGATAACATGCTCTCAAATCATCTTTAGTAAGGAATGGTAATTTTTCAATATCTTTTAAAGTTTCTATATCTTCAGGGAAGATATTTGCATTTGTATATTTTTCAGTGTAAAAAGGTATTTTATCAAATGCCCTTTTTACTGTTTTTTGCAACTTCTTTAATTGAAATTCAAAAATGTCTTCTCTTGACATACATTCTATTTCTTCATTCCACATATTTTGACCTTTTTTTATTTATTTAGTAATTTCAGTGTAATTGTATTTGTATATATTTAATAATTTCAGTTAATTCTATTTCTATAATTATTATTTGATTATTTATTAATTTTTATATATACTAATTTGCATATTCGATTTTATTTTAGATTTATTTTTTTAAATTAAGTTTAAATTTTTGATTTTGTTTTTTGATTTATTTTTTTTAAATTAAGTTTAAATTTATTTTTTTAAATTAAGTTTAAATTTTTCATAAATTCAATACTTTTTTCAATAGAATCTATGGAATTTAACTCTAACATGTAGATGCCATCGTATTTATTCTTAGCAAAAATATCAAAGAATCTATTTAAATCAAAAGTTCCTTCACCTAAAGCAAGGTGTGTGTCATCTCTGCCATTATTATCATGCACATGTATGTGTTTAACAGAGTCAAAGTAAATTTCATCTGGAGTGAATCCTGCAGTATGTGCATGACCTATATCAAGTGTCATTGGAAGCTTAAGCTTTTCTAAAGTTTTCTCTAAAAGATTAAGGTCAACATACATAAAGTCTATTATGTTTGGCAGATTCTCTATACATGCATTCACGCCATTGTCTTTAGCATAATCACCAATATCTTTTAGCTTATCTTCAGCTATTTTATATATAAGCTCCTCTTTTCCCCTTCCATTAAATCCGATTATTCCTGGATGAACAACAATGATATCACTATCGATTATATTTGCTAGATCAACAGATCTCTTTATTTCACTAACAGAGGTATTTGAAACAGCCGAATTTAAAGAAGCTATATTTATATCTATAAATGGAGCATGAATTGTATATTTCAAGTCATATGAATTTATTGTATCAATTAATTTTTCATCTTCATCAATTTCTCTATAAGGATATTGCTGTATTATTTCAACGTAGTCAATATATTTATTGGAATCAAAGTATTCTAGAGATCTTTCTATGGCTATATCTTTTGTTGCTAAGACTGAAGCTCCAATTTTCATATTCTTACCTCAAGTAGTTTAAGTTAGTAATTTTAAATAAAGTGTCATTGGGATATTGCTTGTTAAATTTAAGTCCTTTTAGGAATTTAAATGATTTTTAATCTATAACTCTTGCTATAAGTCTAAGGCTTTTATTTAATCCATCTATAATTTCATCAGTTAAATCAAGGTTTTTATTAAGCTTTACATAACCTCTTTTACCTACAGTTGCTGTAAATAAATATTTGTCTTCAAGAAGAATGTCAAAGGAATTGCCAGCATATGCCTTACCAATTGGTAATACAAGATGGTCTTTTCTAACTTCAGGATACAATTCAAAAACTTCATAATAGATTCCATTAGCATTATCCTCATCTAAGATTTCACCAGTATTATCCTCATCAATATATTCTTCACCTTCTTCTAGGTCAAAATAATTATCTTTACTGTAATTTCTTGACTTTTTACTGAGTTTATAATCTTTTAAGGCATCGTTATGTTCTTTTAATTGGGATTTTTTAGCTTTCTTATCCTTTTTCCTCTTTTTTAAAGACCTTTTTGCCAATCTAGATTCAAAGCTATCTGCTGCTTTTTCAAGAGGCTTGACATTTATGCTTATTCCAATATCATTTTCAAGTTCTGCAATTCTTTTTCCGCCTTTTCCAATGATCTTTGGAATATGCTTTTCACTCATATAAATGTTTACTCTTTTATCATTTTCTAAACTTATTTCAATAGCTGCCTTAGGGGCTATCCTTTTCATGGTTCTTAAGATTTCTCTTTCAGCTATCAATTGGACAGGGCTTTTGTCTTTTTTTGTTTTTTCTCTTTTAGAGTTCTCAACCATTCCAATGTCCATTACAATAGTTTGTTCACCATAGGTGTAAATTTCATTTACAAGGGTTCCAGTTTCAAAGTCCCTTACTTCAATTACTGGTCTGGCTAAATCACGTTCTTCCATTCCTGTTGGAACTTTTACAGTAAGCTTATTTTCATAAATGGTGGATATTTCACCATTTTCAATATAAATAGTTGTATCTACAATTGATGGAATGGTACCTAAATCCACCCTATTTGCTATTCTTTGAATTGCATCGATTGGTCTTGTTGCATGTACAACACCAATCATTCCAACACCTGCAAGCCTCATATCTGCAAATATTTTAAAGTCATGATTTTTTCTAAGTTCATCATAAATAGTAAAATCAGGCCTTACAAGTAAAAGAATATCTGCTGTATTTTCCATATCCCCTTCAAGAGGTGCATATTGTGTGATTGTATCAGATACCTGTAAATCTCTAGGAGATTCCATGGTCTTAACAACTTTATTTAAGTTTTCATCATAAAATTTAGCTATTGCTTGTGCAAATGTACTTTTACCAGCTCCTGGTGAACCTGATATGAGAATACCTCTTGCACTATTTGTCAATCTTTCAATTAATTTAGCGGATAGGTGGTATTCATCAAGTGATACTTCAGCAACTGGCCTAACAGCAGTTATTTCCAAGCTTTCAGAGAATGGAGGTCTTGCAATAGATATTCTAAGGTCTCTTGATTGAACTACAATTGCTCCTTCCCTATCAACTTCAAGATAAGTTTTTGAATCGTATCTTTCTTTTTCTAAGATTTCTTCAGCTATATTTTCTAGTTGTTTATATGTGAACTTTTCATTAGCTAATTTAACAAGCTTAATATCTCCAGGTTTACCTTTTTTAGCCATTGGCACTACATTTTCTTTTAAATGAACAGACATTGTTTCATTATCAAAGAATTTAGCTATCTTTAAATCAAGGTTTCCTTTATACTCTTGTGCATAATAAATAACTGGAATACCTTGTGCCTCTGCAGTTTTTGCCTGTATTTTATCGCTGGTTATTAAAACAGCAAGTTCATCTTTTGCAACATCTCGGATTAATCCATCTATTTCTCCAAGTTTAGCATTGTCCTTTTCAAACTTAGTT
Proteins encoded in this window:
- a CDS encoding PINc/VapC family ATPase; protein product: MDFEEYNYNSDYNDDEYNDEIKRIVPDTSAIIEGNIEKIIKEKGLNYPEVIIPEAVISELEHQANNQRPTGLRGLENLKKLQELSEVGGLAIRVTGRRPTKFEKDNAKLGEIDGLIRDVAKDELAVLITSDKIQAKTAEAQGIPVIYYAQEYKGNLDLKIAKFFDNETMSVHLKENVVPMAKKGKPGDIKLVKLANEKFTYKQLENIAEEILEKERYDSKTYLEVDREGAIVVQSRDLRISIARPPFSESLEITAVRPVAEVSLDEYHLSAKLIERLTNSARGILISGSPGAGKSTFAQAIAKFYDENLNKVVKTMESPRDLQVSDTITQYAPLEGDMENTADILLLVRPDFTIYDELRKNHDFKIFADMRLAGVGMIGVVHATRPIDAIQRIANRVDLGTIPSIVDTTIYIENGEISTIYENKLTVKVPTGMEERDLARPVIEVRDFETGTLVNEIYTYGEQTIVMDIGMVENSKREKTKKDKSPVQLIAEREILRTMKRIAPKAAIEISLENDKRVNIYMSEKHIPKIIGKGGKRIAELENDIGISINVKPLEKAADSFESRLAKRSLKKRKKDKKAKKSQLKEHNDALKDYKLSKKSRNYSKDNYFDLEEGEEYIDEDNTGEILDEDNANGIYYEVFELYPEVRKDHLVLPIGKAYAGNSFDILLEDKYLFTATVGKRGYVKLNKNLDLTDEIIDGLNKSLRLIARVID
- a CDS encoding phenylacetate--CoA ligase family protein; translated protein: MWNEEIECMSREDIFEFQLKKLQKTVKRAFDKIPFYTEKYTNANIFPEDIETLKDIEKLPFLTKDDLRACYPFGMFAVDKKEIIEVHSSSGTTGKPVVSGYTQKDIDSWGEIIARGLTMMGLDADDIIQNTHGYGLFTGGFGVHYGAHKLGATIVPISTGQTRRQVEIMKDFGTTCLIFTPSYGIYLGEVAKEEGVDFDKLRLKAIGFGAEMWTGEMRDRIEKTFNTKAYNIYGLTELMGPGVGIECSAQNGLHIAEDFFYPEVIDPETGITLPEDHKGELVLTNLEREGMPVIRFRTKDLTKLHYDTCDCGRTFVRMERITGRSDDMIKVKGVAVFPSQIEKALLKVSDIEPHYQIIVTRPDIMDEIEIKVEASESLFSDDIKEMMGVKEKIAGYIQNEIGITVKVSLVAPKSIPRNTKGKIQRVIDKRNLN
- a CDS encoding acetolactate synthase, with translation MYKITQLSIFLENKRGNLYNTLDLLAQHNINIRALFLADTTEFGILRLVVQDPIKAKEILEENNYIVKNTPIIGAELDDTPGGLSSILKIIKDEGIDLEYLYAFTHEKTEKAILLLQANDLDNLMAILSAYKVHLVPAEEVYNL
- a CDS encoding sugar phosphate isomerase/epimerase family protein — its product is MAIERSLEYFDSNKYIDYVEIIQQYPYREIDEDEKLIDTINSYDLKYTIHAPFIDINIASLNSAVSNTSVSEIKRSVDLANIIDSDIIVVHPGIIGFNGRGKEELIYKIAEDKLKDIGDYAKDNGVNACIENLPNIIDFMYVDLNLLEKTLEKLKLPMTLDIGHAHTAGFTPDEIYFDSVKHIHVHDNNGRDDTHLALGEGTFDLNRFFDIFAKNKYDGIYMLELNSIDSIEKSIEFMKNLNLI